Proteins from a single region of Antechinus flavipes isolate AdamAnt ecotype Samford, QLD, Australia chromosome 2, AdamAnt_v2, whole genome shotgun sequence:
- the LOC127549174 gene encoding olfactory receptor 4F3/4F16/4F29-like: MDGANHSVVYEFVLIGLTNSWGLQLFLFLFSTVFYMASMLGNFLIVLTVISESHLHSPMYFLLANLSFIDMIDSCIVTPKMICDLFKKHKLISFGGCVSQIFFIHCIGGVEMVLLIAMAFDRYIAICKPLHYLTIMNLRICIGILISGWVIGLIHSLIQLAFVIKLPFCGPNTVDSFYCDLPRFIKLACTDTYKLQFLVTANSGFISLGAFFILIISYIIILTTVCHHSSGGSSKALSTLSAHITVVILFFGPCIFVYVWPFPTLSLDKFLAIFDSVITPFLNPTIYTFRNKEMKVAMKRLWSQLIKSKTFS; this comes from the coding sequence ATGGATGGAGCCAATCATTCTGTTGTTTATGAGTTTGTGTTAATTGGACTCACCAATTCTTGGGGATTgcaactttttctctttctgttctctaCTGTATTCTATATGGCAAGCATGCTGGGTAACTTCCTCATTGTGCTCACAGTAATCTCTGAATCTCACCTACACTCTCCTATGTACTTTCTGCTGGCCAATCTCTCTTTCATTGACATGATTGATTCCTGCATTGTGACCCCCAAAATGATTTGTGACCTTTTCAAGAAGCACAAATTAATATCCTTTGGAGGCTGTGTGTCTCAGATATTCTTCATTCATTGCATAGGTGGTGTAGAGATGGTGCTCCTCATAGCTATGGCCTTTGACCGTTATATTGCTATATGTAAGCCCCTCCATTACTTGACTATTATGAACCTAAGAATTTGCATTGGTATTCTGATATCTGGCTGGGTCATTGGGCTCATCCATTCATTGATCCAATTAGCTTTCGTGATAAAATTGCCCTTCTGTGGTCCCAATACAGTAGATAGCTTTTATTGTGACCTTCCTCGGTTCATAAAACTTGCTTGCACAGATACCTATAAGCTACAGTTCTTAGTCACTGCCAACAGTGGGTTCATCTCTCTAGGTGCCTTCTTTATTTTGATCATCTCATACATCATCATTTTAACTACCGTCTGTCATCATTCTTCTGGTGGGTCATCTAAAGCTCTCTCAACGCTGTCAGCTCACATCACTGTAGTGATTTTGTTCTTTGGTCCATGCATCTTTGTCTATGTGTGGCCATTCCCCACATTGTCACTGGACAAATTTCTTGCCATATTTGACTCAGTGATCACTCCTTTTCTGAATCCAACCATTTATACATTCAGAAACAAGGAGATGAAAGTGGCAATGAAAAGATTGTGGAGTCAGCTCATAAAATCCAAAACTTTTTCTTAA